The following proteins are encoded in a genomic region of Limanda limanda chromosome 22, fLimLim1.1, whole genome shotgun sequence:
- the LOC132996360 gene encoding integumentary mucin C.1-like yields the protein MMKLLLSLTLIWALYSTGEALVCETCTDAACSTRAAVTCSTETMCVTASFQLDSAAVSLGTAGQQIYKDCAPPGLCPSTGSHTYSVNSGVSSILTSATCCSTDSCNSNTLPFPVVPAVNSLQCHVCNPVTSDCSSSVQCKGTEDCCFQGSVTNGAVTFQYFGCASSNLYAAAASLGSQPFMQSFGTNISGLACCGTSLCNTLTTTTTTPTTTTTTPTTTTTASDACCVRMGMLHLLIGLLIFILF from the exons ATGATGaagctgcttctttctctgaCTCTCATCTGGGCGCTCTACAGCACTG GTGAAGCACTTGTGTGTGAAACTTGCACAGATGCTGCCTGTTCAACCAGGGCAGCAGTTACATGTTCCACAGAAACGATGTGTGTCACAGCTTCCTTTCAGCTTGACTCTGCAGCCGTTTCACTTGGGACCGCTGGACAGCAAATCTACAAGGACTGTGCCCCCCCCGGCCTGTGTCCATCCACAGGCTCTCACACATATTCAGTTAACTCGGGTGTTTCGAGTATACTTACAAGTGCTAcatgctgcagcacagacagctGCAACTCCAACACTCTGCCTT tcccTGTGGTTCCAGCAGTTAACAGTCTACAGTGT cacGTTTGTAACCCCGTCACCTCTGATTGCAGCTCTTCAGTACAATGTAAGGGAACAGAGGATTGCTGCTTTCAAGGCAGTG TGACAAATGGGGCCGTCACTTTTCAGTATTTTGGCTGTGCATCTTCAAATCTGTATGCAGCTGCTGCCAGCCTGGGGTCACAGCCTTTCATGCAAAGTTTTGGTACCAATATCAGTGGACTAGCCTGTTGTGGGACTAGTTTGTGTAACACTCTcactacgacaaccactaccccaacgacaacaaccacaacgccaacgacaacaaccactgccAGTGATGCATGTTGTGTCAGAATGGGAATGCTGCATCTGCTGATTGGACTCCTCATTTTCATCCTATTTTAG